The segment TGGTGGGTGTGGAGTGTTAGATGTGGGGTGGTGGGTGTATGGTTTTTGGGTATGGGGTGCTGGGTGTTGGGTGTTTGGTGTAGGGTGGTGGGTATAGGGCGGTGGGAATGGGGTGATGGGTATGGGGTGGTGGGTGTACGGTGTTGGAAATGGGGTCTTGGGTATGGAGTGTTAGGTATGGAGTGTCGTATATGGGGTGCTGGGTATGGGATGTTGGGTGTTTAGTGTCGTACATGGAGTGTTGAGTTTGGGGTGTTTGGTGTTGGGTGTTAGGTATGGGGTGCTGGGTATGGGGTGGTGGGTGTGGGGTGGTGGGTGTGTGGTTTTTGGGTATGGAGTGTTAGATGTGGGGTGGTGGGTGTGGGGTGGTGGGTATCAGGCGCATGGAGTTTTGCTCATGGAGAGGCTCAGGTggaacacagccctgcagagggcAGAGCAAACTCTGAGTCAGGAGAGGGGGGAATCCCACAAGATGGAGCAGAAGGCAGTGGGGTCGTGGGCCCATCCCCTGGGTTTGGGGGTGGGATGGTGCCACGCATCCCCTACATTGAGTTTCTGGGACTGCACTGCAGGAACCACTCGAGGGCTCCAGGGAGGTTACAGGGACTAAAGAGCAAAGCTGCATCCGTAACAAACCCTCACCCAGAGAGCCCTCCCCCAACCCCCTTTGCACCCAGCAGTGCAAACAAGAGAGCATTTTCCCATCCCATGAGCACTCCCAGCTCTACAGCACATTCCCTGCAGTCAGCCCCACACCTCTGCCCCACgtgctgctcagtgcagagctgtgcagcgCCTGCAGGACCGGCTGCCTTGTGCCCCACAAACTGGTTTAGCTCTGGTTTGTCGCCATCCCGACCGGccggtgctgtgctgcagcctgggggGGTCCTGGTAAAATAGGGTTTGGCTgctgggaatgggaatgggaatgggaatgagaatgagaatgggaatgggaatggaatGGGCACGGTGGATGCATGCAGTAGGGTAGGGGCTGAGGGAATGGGAATGAGAATGGGAATGGAGTGGGAATGGGAATGAAGTGGGGATGTTGTGTGCACGGTGGGATGGGATGATGGATTGGGAATGGAGCAGGCATGGAGCATACATGCAGTAGGGCAGGGGCTgagggaatgggaatgggaatggaatgggaatgggaactGGCAGGGCATGATGCATGCACACATTGGGGCAGGGGCTGatggaatgggaatgggaatgggaatggggtGGACACCATGCCTGCACACAGTGGGGTAGGGGCTgagggaatgggaatgggaatgagAATAGAATGGGAGCGAGCATGaaaatgggaatgggaatggggtGAAGATGTTTTGTGCACACAGTGGGGCGGGAGCTGAGAGTATGAGAATGAGGAGGGAATGGGAATGGAATGGGAatggaatgggaatgggaatgtgTGCACACAGTGGCACAGGGGCTGAGGGACTGGGAATGGGAgtggaatgggaatgggaatggaagtgggaatgggaatgggaatggaactggaatgggaatgggaatgggaatagaagtgggaatgggaatggggtGCATGCACAGCACGGCGGGGGCTGCTGGAATGGGAACGGTGTGAGCACAGTGCGCgcaacacagcagcacaggggctgaGCTGAATTCCTGCAGCCCCGACCTGCAGGGAACGCAAAGTGCAGCTCCGAGTCACAGCGGGGCCAGCAATGCCAGCGCTGCTCCCTGCTTTGCAAACCCCAGTCGGCGTGGTGAGCCGTGCCCGCCCCGCTCCCTCCTGATTCTCAGTTTGCTCTTCTTAttgattgattttcttttttggggggagacGTTTTCGTTCCTGACATCTAGCGGTGCCTCTCTGCTGAGCGCTGAGTCACTCGTGCCCGGTGCAGGAGTCGCTGCCCCCGGGCTGCAGCAGcgcagctctgctttgggggTTGCAGAGGTGGTTGGTGGGATGGGGTTGGTGCACGGGAAGGAGCTCTGATGAGcggctggggctgcagcagctcctggtgtGCGATTTGCGAGGCTCTGCGAGGGTGTGGGGGTGAAGGTGATGTCGCAGCCCCACAGAAGTTCACCTTGGAGAGCAAAAGGCGAAATGTGGATGCTTTCCCCAGATGCTCACTGCTCCCCTCCCGTCCCACTGCATGGCAGCACTAACCACgtcccttccttctctccacaGTTGTGAAGGAGCCCTGAGCCCGAGCTCAGCCACGCCGATGCCATGGAGGGGGCTCTGCCCACGCTCCCCCCAGGTAAGACGTGGGGCACGGGCTGAGCGTTGGGGTTTGTGCTTacttagaggtcttctccaaccttcaCGACTCCACCACCTGAATGACTCCACCAGCAGACGTGGTGGGATAGGTTGGGGTCGGATTTGACCTTGGAGGTGTCGTCCCATCTGAATCACgagtgggcacggtggggtgggtCGGCAGTCGGCAGGGAAAGGGGTCACCATCCCCatggtgggggggggggggggttcgacgaggaggctgcagggatgtggggatgcatttggggtgggaggggggtGATCTTCTCAGAGGTCTCATCCAACCATCGGAACATTCTGCCATTCCACGAGAAGAGCTGACAACGCCGGGCTGAAGAAGTCTCACCCCCCAGCCTCCCCACGAAGCAGCCAACACGGCCGTCATCGCAGGTAGGGNNNNNNNNNNNNNNNNNNNNNNNNNNNNNNNNNNNNNNNNNNNNNNNNNNNNNNNNNNNNNNNNNNNNNNNNNNNNNNNNNNNNNNNNNNNNNNNNNNNNNNNNNNNNNNNNNNNNNNNNNNNNNNNNNNNNNNNNNNNNNNNNNNNNNNNNNNNNNNNNNNNNNNNNNNNNNNNNNNNNNNNNNNNNNNNNNNNNNNNNNNNNNNNNNNNNNNNNNNNNNNNNNNNNNNNNNNNNNNNNNNNNNctctcctctcctctcctctcctctcctctcctcccatcAGTGGTCATCACGCTGGTGTTCCTCACCCTGCTGACGGTGCTGGTGGTCATCGTCATCTACCTGTACAGAAACAAGGGCAGCTACCTCACCTACGAGCAGCCGGTGGCCGAGGAGGACGCGGCCGTGCAGATGGAGGATGACCCATCcaaggagaaagaggaatatTTCATATAGGGTCCATCTCACGTCGCCTGAACCGCCAGGAGTCCGATCTCtggcagcttttcttttctttttctctgtaatttaTTAATTAAGGCAGAGGA is part of the Meleagris gallopavo isolate NT-WF06-2002-E0010 breed Aviagen turkey brand Nicholas breeding stock unplaced genomic scaffold, Turkey_5.1 ChrUn_random_7180001862757, whole genome shotgun sequence genome and harbors:
- the SMAGP gene encoding LOW QUALITY PROTEIN: small cell adhesion glycoprotein (The sequence of the model RefSeq protein was modified relative to this genomic sequence to represent the inferred CDS: substituted 1 base at 1 genomic stop codon) yields the protein MEGALPTLPPELTTPGXRSLTPQPPHEAANTAVIAVVITLVFLTLLTVLVVIVIYLYRNKGSYLTYEQPVAEEDAAVQMEDDPSKEKEEYFI